In Sporosarcina sp. PTS2304, a genomic segment contains:
- a CDS encoding SET domain-containing protein, translating to MIEVKISPISGGEFNRGVFATCDIKKGTLLHEAPVISYPNEQHEYIEKTILADYAFEYGANHTAILLGYGMLFNHSYEPNATYDINFDKHTFDFFAHKDIKAGEEVLINYNGDVDDDEQLWFNEDYDGTAND from the coding sequence ATAATTGAAGTAAAAATTTCTCCAATTAGTGGCGGAGAGTTCAACAGAGGAGTATTCGCAACATGTGATATTAAAAAAGGTACGTTACTACATGAAGCACCTGTTATCTCCTATCCGAATGAACAACATGAATACATTGAAAAGACTATTTTAGCAGACTACGCTTTTGAGTATGGAGCGAACCATACCGCTATACTTTTAGGCTATGGAATGTTATTTAATCACTCATATGAGCCAAATGCCACTTACGACATCAACTTTGACAAGCATACGTTTGATTTCTTTGCACATAAAGATATTAAAGCAGGCGAAGAAGTATTGATTAACTATAATGGCGATGTAGACGATGATGAACAATTATGGTTCAATGAAGATTATGATGGAACAGCTAATGATTAA
- a CDS encoding M1 family metallopeptidase, translating into MQIKLFLLLIIACSLFGCRENNEKAESHYSAKELSTQSIRYGPAAPSYTIDAVYEESTHAISATMQVSFENNFEPEMTSVYFSIWPNAQVFTDGKIDIQEVLSEEKRLPYEVDDTTLKVSELSIPQDQQITLDIAFQVTIPEDKHRFGWSGKQVSLGNWFPILAVHDSHGWNLHPYFDYGESFYSLNGDYDVRFTLPNSIHVVATGEVNETRSVGDQKTHHFTAKNVRDFAAVFYSKRVAKKQRVEDTDIFVYAYDDEEAALIMDAATKSFTTYSELFGPYPWDTLTLTSVDYSENFDGGMEYPQLVMMNTPFLNDEENLAVTVMHEVAHQWFYSLVGNNPYREPWLDESLTTFASYVAYYDTATFDWIDDEPLKYSITSAVSDFAESDMDVYGDIMYDSGALMLSNLHRKLGDEKFYKGLRAYVKEMTFHIATTADFIRIMQEQSGENLEEFFTSHQVFLEETR; encoded by the coding sequence ATGCAAATAAAATTATTTCTATTACTTATTATAGCTTGTAGTCTTTTCGGATGTAGAGAAAACAATGAGAAAGCAGAAAGTCATTATTCAGCGAAAGAGCTTTCCACACAATCCATTCGTTATGGACCTGCAGCCCCTTCTTACACGATTGATGCTGTTTATGAAGAAAGTACACATGCTATTTCGGCAACAATGCAAGTCTCTTTTGAAAACAATTTTGAACCTGAGATGACATCCGTATACTTTTCTATTTGGCCAAATGCACAGGTATTTACAGATGGAAAGATCGACATTCAAGAAGTCTTATCGGAAGAAAAACGACTTCCTTACGAAGTTGATGATACTACATTGAAAGTATCAGAACTTTCTATTCCGCAAGATCAACAAATCACTCTTGATATTGCATTTCAAGTTACCATTCCCGAAGACAAGCATCGGTTCGGCTGGTCAGGAAAACAGGTTTCTTTAGGTAATTGGTTTCCAATTTTAGCCGTTCACGATTCGCACGGATGGAATCTACATCCGTATTTTGATTATGGGGAATCATTTTATTCACTGAATGGAGATTATGATGTTCGCTTTACACTGCCTAATTCTATACACGTAGTAGCAACCGGTGAAGTAAACGAGACGAGATCAGTCGGTGATCAGAAAACCCATCATTTTACCGCTAAGAATGTTCGTGATTTTGCGGCTGTCTTTTATTCTAAACGTGTGGCAAAAAAACAACGGGTAGAAGACACAGATATCTTCGTTTACGCTTACGACGACGAAGAAGCTGCGTTGATTATGGATGCTGCTACCAAGTCGTTTACAACTTACAGCGAATTATTCGGTCCTTATCCGTGGGATACTTTAACGCTCACTAGTGTGGATTACTCAGAAAACTTTGATGGAGGGATGGAGTATCCGCAACTCGTTATGATGAACACACCATTTCTCAACGACGAAGAAAATTTAGCAGTGACCGTTATGCACGAAGTAGCACATCAATGGTTTTATAGTCTCGTCGGCAATAACCCCTACCGTGAACCTTGGCTGGATGAATCTTTAACGACATTCGCAAGTTATGTAGCTTATTACGATACGGCTACTTTCGATTGGATTGATGACGAACCATTAAAATACAGCATCACATCTGCAGTTTCTGATTTTGCTGAATCGGATATGGATGTTTATGGAGATATAATGTATGACAGTGGAGCATTGATGTTGAGCAACTTGCATAGAAAACTAGGTGATGAGAAATTTTATAAAGGTTTACGTGCTTATGTGAAGGAAATGACATTCCATATCGCTACGACTGCTGACTTCATACGAATTATGCAAGAACAATCAGGAGAGAATCTTGAAGAATTCTTTACGTCTCATCAAGTTTTTTTAGAGGAGACGCGTTAA
- a CDS encoding DUF4288 domain-containing protein, which yields MYGLYSVKLLFESNYHPDSIAERVLEERIVIVRAKHFTEIESLIKKKFPPDRYKNAEGGITTSTLVGILDIFELVDNIEKSLEFAEVYSRHLLVDKDIRTDEAIKLYSLNA from the coding sequence ATGTATGGACTTTATTCTGTAAAGCTTTTATTTGAATCGAACTATCATCCTGATTCTATTGCGGAAAGAGTATTGGAAGAGCGAATAGTAATAGTACGTGCGAAACATTTTACTGAAATCGAAAGTTTGATTAAGAAAAAATTCCCGCCAGACCGCTATAAAAATGCGGAAGGAGGTATAACAACTAGTACACTTGTAGGCATTTTGGATATATTTGAACTAGTTGATAACATTGAAAAATCACTTGAATTTGCGGAAGTATACAGCCGTCATTTACTGGTGGATAAAGATATACGTACGGATGAAGCGATTAAACTATATTCGTTAAATGCGTAA
- a CDS encoding choline/carnitine O-acyltransferase gives MTGTFSNQYKLPQLPIPALADTKKKLLSAIRPLVSNAQYQETLQAVKLFFEDTGEAQKLQAKLTEWDQRIEGSWLKPFWYELYVTSREPLHTSSNFNILVDNVTFRTNYSVASLAGKVCRSVAELYQAIRNGEVEPQKIKGVPIDTSQYPNFFRSIRIPRRRCDTYEVATSTKEPIFIVLMYKGHCYKLQVVDDNNIMLTSNILSDAILSIFTSENTRGPNVGMMTTAMRDRAADIYEQLVVSEVNEKTLQQIANALVVVSIDEESSTAAEALTNLFISGSNKWFDKTFQIVLTKTGEIGYSVEHTAVDGTTSFAVIEYIQNKLITNDNERSETVNKAIVKKLPWEISVNVQSELNELERANKETVEGYTVVSKNFNSFGTQEIKRLKFSPDSFFHMALQVAQYRIFSRMRSTYEAVSMRSYYEGRTECIRPSNTENLTLAKAIAEGEQDQESLLDLMRQASTAHSIQMKEAQRGFGIERHLFGLKKMFELYKEELDIAGCPKLFNDPGYAALCQNFISTSNMTSPLVKSCIFGPVEEDGYGIFYVLLEDRIGINLSSTKANESTAKLLVDELMQALEELREIALV, from the coding sequence ATGACAGGTACATTTTCCAATCAATATAAATTACCTCAATTGCCTATTCCGGCATTGGCAGACACGAAAAAGAAATTACTTTCAGCGATTAGACCGCTAGTAAGTAACGCGCAATATCAAGAAACTTTACAAGCAGTGAAGTTGTTTTTTGAAGATACTGGAGAGGCGCAGAAATTACAAGCTAAGTTAACCGAATGGGATCAACGCATCGAAGGAAGTTGGCTAAAACCTTTTTGGTATGAATTATATGTTACGTCCAGGGAACCTCTACATACGTCCAGTAATTTTAATATTCTAGTAGACAATGTAACTTTTCGAACTAACTATAGCGTAGCTTCATTGGCAGGGAAAGTATGCCGGTCTGTGGCGGAACTCTATCAAGCGATACGTAATGGAGAAGTGGAACCTCAAAAAATAAAGGGTGTCCCAATAGATACGAGTCAATATCCAAACTTCTTTCGTTCGATCCGCATACCTAGACGAAGGTGCGATACATATGAAGTCGCTACATCTACAAAAGAACCAATTTTTATCGTTTTAATGTATAAAGGACATTGTTACAAGCTACAGGTTGTAGATGATAATAATATTATGTTAACTAGCAACATATTATCTGATGCCATATTATCTATATTCACATCTGAAAATACACGGGGACCAAATGTTGGAATGATGACAACTGCGATGCGAGACCGAGCAGCTGACATATATGAACAACTAGTAGTTTCCGAGGTAAATGAAAAAACATTACAACAAATTGCGAATGCACTCGTTGTCGTTTCGATTGATGAAGAAAGTAGTACCGCTGCAGAAGCATTAACAAACTTATTTATAAGTGGTTCGAATAAATGGTTTGATAAGACATTTCAGATAGTCCTAACAAAAACAGGTGAAATCGGCTATAGTGTTGAGCATACTGCTGTGGACGGAACTACTAGTTTTGCAGTCATTGAGTATATTCAAAACAAACTGATAACAAATGATAACGAACGTTCAGAAACAGTCAATAAAGCAATTGTTAAAAAGTTGCCTTGGGAAATTTCAGTTAACGTGCAATCAGAACTAAATGAATTAGAGCGGGCAAATAAAGAAACAGTAGAAGGCTACACAGTAGTAAGTAAAAATTTCAACTCATTCGGAACTCAAGAGATTAAGCGTTTAAAATTTAGTCCGGATTCTTTTTTTCATATGGCTTTGCAAGTAGCGCAATATCGCATATTTTCACGTATGCGGAGTACATATGAAGCGGTGTCAATGAGGAGCTATTATGAAGGCCGGACGGAATGCATACGCCCGTCAAATACTGAAAACCTTACATTAGCAAAAGCAATAGCAGAAGGAGAGCAAGATCAGGAATCTCTATTGGACTTAATGCGACAAGCGAGTACAGCACATTCGATTCAGATGAAAGAAGCACAGAGAGGTTTCGGCATCGAAAGGCATTTATTTGGATTAAAGAAAATGTTTGAGTTATATAAAGAGGAACTTGATATAGCGGGATGTCCAAAACTATTTAATGATCCAGGTTATGCAGCATTATGTCAAAACTTTATTTCTACGAGTAATATGACCAGTCCATTAGTGAAAAGTTGTATTTTCGGTCCGGTTGAAGAAGATGGATACGGCATCTTCTACGTATTATTAGAAGATCGAATTGGAATTAATTTATCTAGTACAAAAGCAAATGAGTCAACTGCTAAACTTCTGGTCGACGAACTGATGCAAGCATTGGAAGAGTTACGTGAGATTGCGTTAGTATGA
- a CDS encoding ring-cleaving dioxygenase: MEIKGIHHVSAITADAKENLNFYTNILGLRLVKKSVNQDAPSMYHLFYADEKGRPGTDVTFFEIPRAGQTYQGTNSISATSFRVPNDKALDYWKLRFEELHVPHDLIKEQAGRQTLPFTDFEGQRLLLVSDEHNTGVAGGIAWNKSPIPQEFGIIGLGPSHLTVADIEGTESLFTSVLNFRKKGTYPSEMAGQPDVAVYETAEGGTGAEIHLAHRTDLPSERPGKGSVHHVALRVENEEELHAWIDRLNEHSVDNSGYIDRFYFHSIYLKDPNGITIELATDGPGFATDEKLEHLGEKLALPPFLENRRTEIEQRLRPL; this comes from the coding sequence ATGGAGATAAAAGGAATACATCATGTCTCAGCTATTACTGCAGATGCTAAAGAAAACTTGAATTTTTATACCAATATTTTAGGGTTACGACTTGTAAAAAAATCGGTCAATCAAGATGCGCCTTCTATGTACCATTTATTTTATGCTGATGAAAAAGGTCGTCCAGGAACAGACGTAACATTCTTTGAAATTCCGCGAGCTGGCCAAACGTATCAAGGAACGAATAGTATTTCCGCTACTTCATTTCGTGTGCCGAACGATAAAGCATTAGATTACTGGAAATTACGTTTCGAGGAGTTGCATGTTCCGCATGATTTAATTAAAGAACAAGCAGGCAGACAAACATTGCCTTTTACGGACTTTGAAGGTCAGCGTTTACTACTAGTGTCAGATGAACATAATACCGGAGTGGCAGGTGGTATCGCTTGGAATAAAAGCCCAATACCGCAGGAGTTTGGAATTATAGGTTTGGGTCCATCTCATTTGACAGTTGCGGATATTGAAGGCACAGAATCATTATTCACATCGGTACTTAATTTTCGAAAAAAAGGCACTTATCCTTCAGAAATGGCTGGACAACCAGACGTTGCAGTATACGAGACAGCAGAAGGCGGTACAGGAGCAGAAATTCATCTAGCGCATCGAACAGATTTACCGTCCGAACGTCCAGGCAAAGGCAGTGTTCACCATGTTGCGTTACGAGTAGAAAATGAGGAAGAGCTTCATGCATGGATTGACCGATTGAATGAACATAGTGTTGATAATTCGGGATATATTGATCGGTTCTATTTCCATTCGATTTATTTGAAAGATCCTAATGGGATTACGATCGAGCTTGCGACAGACGGACCAGGTTTTGCGACAGATGAAAAACTGGAGCATCTAGGTGAAAAGCTAGCACTGCCCCCATTTTTAGAAAACCGTCGTACAGAAATCGAGCAACGGTTACGACCATTATAA
- a CDS encoding MarR family winged helix-turn-helix transcriptional regulator, with protein sequence MSTHSKRIDLMLWFRLSRVYNQSIRLSNQHLKEWGLSAAQFDVLAQVGMNNKISQQELGEKLFVTKGNITHLLQKLERLGLIEREQDWKTKYISLTAKGNELYKKVVPVQEEFQANQFKNLTGQEKKMLNELLKKLKEES encoded by the coding sequence ATGTCTACGCATTCAAAAAGGATCGATCTGATGCTGTGGTTCCGATTGTCACGTGTGTATAACCAAAGTATTCGTCTGTCCAACCAACACTTGAAAGAGTGGGGACTTTCAGCTGCACAATTCGACGTATTAGCTCAAGTAGGAATGAATAATAAAATTTCTCAGCAAGAGCTCGGAGAAAAGCTTTTTGTCACGAAAGGAAATATTACGCATCTACTTCAAAAGTTGGAGCGGTTAGGGTTAATCGAAAGAGAGCAAGATTGGAAAACGAAGTACATCTCATTAACTGCAAAAGGAAATGAATTGTATAAAAAGGTTGTTCCCGTACAGGAAGAATTTCAAGCGAATCAGTTTAAAAATCTGACTGGCCAAGAAAAGAAGATGCTTAATGAATTATTAAAGAAATTAAAGGAGGAGTCTTAA
- a CDS encoding FAD-dependent oxidoreductase — MGKKIVVIGGVAGGASTAARIRRMDEQAEVIMFEKGPHVSFSNCSLPFYLSGIVEDSEKLVLMNPEDFKSKYNIEARVQQEVLSINREAKTIRISNVITGEEYDESYDYLVLSPGASPIIPNIEGVHSKHVFTVRNVVDIERLNHYVKTMNVNNIAIIGGGFIGVEVAENLKLAERNVTLIEFAEQIMMPFDYDMVQILHKEMVDKGVDVIVDDGLASISDTHVKLNSGSEIEAQVVVLAIGVRPEIQLAKDADLTIGELGGIKVDANYRTNDHSIYAVGDAIEVYHRLLQKPTRLALAGPAQRQARAAADHMYGIPHQNKGVIGSSSIQIFDLAAASTGLNEKMAKQAGIQVDSVYIIASDKVSLMPNSNPLHFKLVFEVPTGKVLGAQAIGKGNADKRIDVMATLISMGGTLEDLKELELTYSPMYSTAKDVVNLAALVALNILYGRFKQIHVSKVRELVESNAYIIDVREEHEFAKGHLVNAVNIPLSQLRDRMSEFPKDVPVYVHCRSSQRSYNAVMALQNSGFMNVVNISGSFLGICLYEYFNDVVSGREAIVTAYNFN; from the coding sequence ATGGGGAAGAAAATAGTAGTAATAGGTGGCGTAGCAGGCGGTGCGTCGACGGCAGCGAGAATTAGACGTATGGATGAACAAGCTGAGGTTATTATGTTTGAGAAAGGACCACATGTTTCCTTTTCAAACTGTTCGTTACCATTTTATTTAAGCGGAATCGTGGAAGATAGTGAGAAATTAGTATTGATGAATCCGGAAGACTTTAAGTCGAAATATAATATCGAAGCACGTGTTCAACAAGAAGTACTATCGATCAATCGTGAAGCGAAGACGATTCGTATTTCAAATGTTATAACGGGTGAAGAATACGATGAAAGTTACGATTACCTCGTACTATCACCTGGTGCCAGTCCGATCATACCTAATATAGAAGGCGTACACTCAAAGCACGTATTCACGGTGCGGAATGTAGTAGATATTGAACGGTTGAATCATTACGTAAAGACAATGAATGTAAATAATATAGCAATAATTGGCGGCGGGTTCATCGGAGTAGAAGTAGCAGAAAATTTAAAACTTGCAGAGCGTAATGTGACGCTGATTGAATTTGCTGAACAGATAATGATGCCATTCGACTATGATATGGTGCAAATTTTGCATAAAGAAATGGTTGACAAAGGTGTAGATGTAATTGTCGATGATGGGTTGGCAAGTATATCAGATACGCACGTAAAACTTAACTCGGGATCGGAAATTGAAGCACAAGTAGTAGTTCTGGCTATTGGTGTACGCCCTGAGATACAGTTAGCTAAAGATGCGGATTTAACAATTGGAGAATTAGGTGGTATTAAAGTAGACGCAAATTATAGAACGAATGATCATTCTATCTATGCGGTAGGTGATGCAATCGAAGTGTACCACCGTCTATTACAAAAACCTACAAGACTCGCTCTTGCTGGTCCAGCACAACGCCAAGCGCGAGCGGCGGCAGATCATATGTACGGCATTCCGCATCAAAACAAAGGAGTCATTGGTTCGTCAAGTATCCAAATTTTTGACTTAGCTGCAGCGTCTACCGGACTAAATGAAAAAATGGCGAAACAGGCAGGAATCCAAGTAGATAGTGTTTATATCATCGCTTCGGATAAAGTCAGCTTGATGCCTAACAGCAACCCATTACATTTTAAATTAGTATTTGAAGTACCAACAGGTAAAGTGCTTGGCGCTCAAGCGATTGGAAAAGGCAATGCAGATAAACGAATCGACGTGATGGCTACACTAATTTCGATGGGTGGTACGCTGGAAGATTTAAAAGAACTCGAGTTAACTTATTCACCGATGTATAGTACGGCAAAAGACGTTGTCAATTTAGCGGCTCTCGTTGCATTAAATATTCTTTACGGAAGATTTAAGCAAATTCATGTTTCAAAAGTGCGTGAGTTAGTAGAGAGTAATGCATATATTATAGATGTGCGCGAAGAACATGAGTTTGCTAAAGGGCACCTAGTGAATGCAGTAAATATTCCACTCAGTCAATTGCGAGATCGAATGTCGGAATTTCCGAAAGACGTTCCTGTGTATGTACACTGCCGTTCCTCGCAACGTAGTTATAATGCAGTAATGGCGCTACAAAATAGTGGTTTTATGAATGTGGTGAATATTTCAGGTTCATTTTTAGGAATTTGTTTATATGAGTATTTCAATGATGTAGTCAGTGGCAGAGAAGCAATTGTTACAGCGTATAATTTCAATTGA
- a CDS encoding DHA2 family efflux MFS transporter permease subunit produces the protein MGNTQSFDIKKNIPLMIVLLSGAFITILNQTLLATALPPIMLDLHISESKVQWLQSVFMLVNGIMIPITAFLIRTYTTRQLFMAAMSIFAIGTLLAAVAYNFPLLLFGRILQGAGAGIMMPLLQTLLFLLFPVDQRGKAMGMYGLVIAFAPAIGPTLSGYLVDQYPWRSVFYIILPCAILNLVAAFFYLKNVTEQTHPKVDVLSIILSTFGFGGLLYGFSIAGDTGWLSVSVIVSLVFGAISLFWFITRQLRLDEPILEFRVFEYKIFTLSTLLGMIVFSSMIATTVILPLYMQTMLGFNALHSGLMLLPGAIIMGIMNPVTGILFDKYGAKWLLRIGFLILTATTFMFTNLSEETTFLYLAALNAVRMIGIAMVMMPSTTLGLNQLPDHLIPHGTAMNNTFRQIAGSVGTATLVTIMTTAAISDGTAEGSIHGVNVSFAVAGCISIIGLLLTIWLREVKKAQVNA, from the coding sequence ATGGGAAATACACAATCATTTGACATAAAAAAGAATATACCACTTATGATCGTGTTATTATCGGGTGCTTTCATCACTATTTTAAATCAAACGCTTTTAGCTACCGCATTGCCGCCGATCATGCTTGATCTACATATTTCAGAAAGTAAAGTGCAATGGCTACAATCTGTATTTATGCTCGTAAACGGAATTATGATCCCCATTACTGCGTTTTTAATTAGAACCTATACTACTCGGCAATTATTTATGGCTGCCATGAGTATTTTCGCAATAGGTACTTTACTAGCAGCTGTAGCTTATAATTTCCCTTTGTTATTATTCGGACGAATTTTACAAGGAGCCGGAGCAGGAATTATGATGCCACTTTTACAAACGCTTCTTTTCCTACTATTCCCTGTTGACCAACGAGGAAAGGCGATGGGTATGTACGGACTAGTGATTGCTTTCGCACCCGCTATCGGTCCGACCCTTTCCGGCTATCTTGTCGACCAATATCCGTGGCGCAGTGTATTTTATATTATTTTACCTTGTGCAATTTTAAATTTAGTGGCGGCATTTTTCTATTTGAAAAACGTAACTGAACAGACCCATCCTAAGGTTGATGTACTATCGATCATTCTATCAACTTTTGGATTCGGCGGACTGTTATATGGGTTTAGTATTGCTGGGGATACAGGTTGGTTAAGTGTGAGTGTAATTGTCTCACTTGTTTTTGGTGCAATTTCTCTGTTCTGGTTTATTACTCGACAGCTACGACTCGACGAACCTATTCTAGAGTTTCGTGTTTTTGAATATAAAATTTTTACACTGTCTACGCTTCTTGGTATGATTGTATTTTCATCCATGATCGCAACTACAGTTATTTTACCGCTCTATATGCAGACAATGCTTGGATTCAACGCTCTTCATTCCGGCCTCATGTTACTACCCGGCGCTATTATTATGGGGATTATGAATCCAGTAACAGGAATACTCTTTGACAAATATGGAGCCAAATGGTTGTTACGTATCGGCTTTTTGATTTTAACAGCTACTACATTTATGTTTACCAACTTGTCGGAAGAAACTACATTCTTGTACTTAGCTGCGCTAAATGCGGTTCGTATGATCGGTATTGCCATGGTGATGATGCCATCGACAACGCTAGGATTAAATCAGTTGCCTGATCACCTCATCCCACATGGTACCGCTATGAACAATACGTTCCGCCAAATAGCAGGCTCGGTAGGTACCGCTACCCTCGTCACTATTATGACAACCGCTGCCATATCAGATGGTACAGCAGAAGGTTCCATTCACGGCGTCAATGTTTCATTCGCTGTCGCTGGTTGCATTTCAATCATTGGTTTACTTTTAACGATATGGTTACGTGAAGTGAAAAAAGCACAAGTAAATGCGTAA
- a CDS encoding DUF1456 family protein, with protein sequence MTTNDMLIRLRYALDIKNAEMVEIFKLGGIELTTKEVLAMLKKEEEEQLECSLPTFNAFLNGFIIFKRGPREGKADSGSVVEVEESANNLLLKKVKIALSLTSEDMLDIMEEARVSITKGELGAVLRKVGHRNYKECGDRYARNFLKGLTYKYKE encoded by the coding sequence ATGACAACAAACGATATGCTCATTCGATTGCGCTATGCACTCGATATAAAAAATGCGGAAATGGTAGAGATTTTCAAATTAGGCGGCATTGAACTCACGACTAAAGAGGTATTGGCGATGCTGAAAAAGGAAGAGGAAGAACAATTAGAATGCTCGCTACCAACGTTTAATGCTTTTTTAAATGGCTTTATTATTTTTAAACGAGGACCACGAGAAGGGAAAGCTGATAGCGGATCGGTAGTTGAGGTAGAAGAATCAGCAAATAATTTGTTGCTGAAGAAAGTAAAAATTGCGCTTTCTTTAACAAGCGAAGATATGTTAGATATTATGGAAGAAGCACGTGTGTCGATTACAAAAGGCGAACTAGGGGCTGTTCTTCGAAAAGTGGGTCATCGGAATTATAAAGAATGCGGAGATCGCTACGCTCGAAATTTCTTAAAAGGTTTGACTTACAAATATAAAGAGTAA
- the chrA gene encoding chromate efflux transporter, with amino-acid sequence MTVMKNNQLLRLLEIFLVSVRLGCTSFGGPIAHLAYFHEEYVRRRKWIDEKTYVDLVALAQLLPGPASSQVGIGIGVMRAGVLGGVVSFIGFTLPSVVVLILFASVLLNVDVVTTGWIHGLKIVAVVVVAHAIVGMAKNLTPDLKTKALALFALVCTLLWQVTGMQIVVILVAAAVGFFLFKNAQQTTVSTSTVQVTKRVGIVCLSMFFGLLIILPVIREVTDSYWISMIDSFYRSGSLVFGGGHVVLPLLEQEFVSNGWIGEENFLAGYGATQAVPGPLFTFAAYIGAVMNGWQGGLVATVAIFLPAFLLVVGTLPFWDHLRNQSKILGVIKGVNAAVVGILISALYFPIWTHSILSPMDFALAAVLFSMLAFWKWPPWIIVMSGIVGGLLLSFFS; translated from the coding sequence ATGACGGTTATGAAAAATAATCAATTGCTTAGATTGCTTGAAATCTTTCTTGTATCCGTGCGTTTAGGTTGTACTTCCTTTGGCGGTCCGATAGCGCATCTAGCTTATTTTCATGAAGAATACGTACGCAGGCGAAAATGGATTGACGAAAAAACATACGTCGATTTAGTAGCGTTGGCACAACTTTTACCGGGACCTGCCAGCAGTCAAGTGGGAATCGGAATAGGGGTAATGCGTGCTGGTGTGCTTGGCGGAGTCGTTTCTTTCATCGGATTCACTTTACCGTCAGTAGTTGTCCTGATCTTATTCGCCTCAGTACTCTTGAATGTTGACGTGGTGACTACCGGTTGGATTCATGGATTGAAAATTGTTGCTGTTGTTGTAGTGGCTCATGCGATAGTAGGTATGGCAAAAAACCTAACTCCTGATTTGAAGACGAAAGCCCTTGCTTTGTTTGCGCTCGTTTGTACGTTGCTTTGGCAAGTAACAGGTATGCAAATAGTTGTTATTTTAGTCGCAGCAGCAGTAGGCTTCTTTTTATTTAAAAATGCACAACAGACTACTGTTTCGACGTCTACAGTTCAAGTGACGAAGCGCGTAGGGATAGTGTGTTTGAGTATGTTTTTCGGATTACTCATCATTTTACCAGTCATTCGTGAGGTGACTGATTCTTATTGGATTTCAATGATCGATAGTTTTTATCGATCAGGCTCACTAGTATTTGGCGGCGGTCATGTAGTACTACCACTGCTTGAACAAGAATTTGTGTCGAATGGCTGGATTGGTGAAGAGAATTTCTTGGCTGGATATGGTGCGACACAGGCAGTTCCTGGACCGTTATTTACATTTGCAGCGTATATTGGTGCAGTGATGAATGGCTGGCAGGGCGGGCTTGTAGCAACGGTTGCGATATTCTTACCCGCCTTTCTTTTAGTTGTAGGCACACTTCCGTTTTGGGATCACTTAAGAAATCAATCTAAAATTTTAGGTGTCATAAAAGGTGTAAACGCGGCTGTTGTTGGTATTTTGATCTCCGCATTGTACTTTCCGATTTGGACACACTCTATTTTATCGCCAATGGATTTCGCGCTTGCAGCTGTACTTTTCAGTATGTTAGCATTTTGGAAATGGCCACCATGGATAATTGTCATGTCAGGCATAGTGGGGGGGTTATTGCTTTCATTCTTCTCTTAG
- a CDS encoding PadR family transcriptional regulator — MEDKVLRKLFLGFIHIHILHHATKHPIYGVWMVEELKEHGYEISPGTLYPILHSMESDGLLSKEDSKKDGKIRKYYTTTERGEKILREARIKAYELFKEIKE; from the coding sequence TTGGAAGACAAAGTGTTAAGAAAACTATTTCTTGGTTTTATTCATATTCATATATTGCATCATGCAACGAAGCACCCGATTTACGGTGTCTGGATGGTAGAAGAGCTTAAGGAGCACGGCTATGAGATTAGCCCAGGAACGTTATATCCCATTTTGCATTCTATGGAGTCGGATGGATTGTTAAGCAAAGAAGATAGTAAGAAGGATGGCAAGATTCGTAAATACTATACAACGACTGAAAGAGGAGAAAAGATTTTAAGAGAGGCGAGAATTAAAGCGTATGAATTATTCAAAGAAATTAAGGAATGA